The genomic segment ATCGGCACCCGCGCCTGGCAAAGCGCCAACCAGGGTCCCCAGCACACTGCCGCGCAGGATCGACTTCGGGTACTTGAGCGCCAGGTTCCACATTCCCTTGAATACATTACCCACGGGTCGACCATCGATGGGCATCGGTTCGTCTTTGGAGACCGCATAACGCAACACCTCGGACATGGCAAACATGCCGACCATCAGCGGCACCAGCGATACCCCTCCCAGCAGGTTGGCGTTATTGAATGTGAAACGCGGAAAACCCGCTGGATTGCCCATACCGATGGAAGCGATGAACATGCCCAAGAGCAGGGAGACAAAGCCTTTGAGCGGATTGTTCGAAGCAATGAAAATCGCGCAGGTCAACCCCAGCAAGACCAGCCAGAAGTATTCGAATGAAGAGAATTTCAACGCCAGTTCCGCCAGCGCGGGCGCAGCCAGGATCAGCACGAAAGTGCCAAACAGGCCGCCCACTGCCGAAAACACCAAACTGGCACCCAGCGCGATTTCACCCTGCCCCTTGCGGGTCATCGCATAGGCTTCATCGGTATAGGCTGCAGAAGAAGGCGTACCGGGAATGCGCAGCAGGCACCCTGGAATATCGCCCGAAAAAATCGCCATCGCCGTGGCGGACACCATCGCCGCCACCGCTGGCACGGCCGGCATGAAAAAGGTCACCGGCACCAGCAACGCCACTGCCATGGTCGCGCTCAGGCCGGGAATGGCGCCCATGAACAAACCAAACATGGATGAACCGAAAATGACCGCCAATACATAGGGGTCGAACACCTGCGCGAAAGCCGCATACAGATTTGCAAGCATCGTCGGCTCCATTACCAGGCAATGGATTCCAGCATGCCCCAAGGGAGCGGCACTTTCAGGAGTTTATAAAAGATGCAGTGAATACCCAGGGCACTGGCAATGGCCATTGGCATGGCGACCGCAAGGCGGGCGCCAAAGGTCATGGACAGCGACAGCAGCAAGATCGTGGCAGTCGGCAGAAAACCCAGCGCTTCGCAAGCGCAGATGTAGAACACCAGGGACAGCAGCACCAGCAGATAGGCAAAAACGGCGCGGCGCTCGCCGAACCACGGCGGCAGGCTGAACCAGGCTTCGGTACGCGTCTGCCGCAATCCTTTGCAGATCAGCAGGAATGCGCAGATCATGAATCCGCCCGCCAGCAATTGCGGAAACAGGGCGGGGCCCACTTGTTGCCTCATGGAAGGGAATGTGCCTGCGTAAATGAAGATGGCAGCAGCAAAAAGGGCAAGCAGCAAGCCTGAAAGAGTGTCATTGATTTTCATGGGCGGGCATTCGGCAGATTCATCGATGGCGTTGCGTCAACCAATGTCGGCCGCCATCTGCAATGGCAAATCCGTGCCAAGCAAGGCAAGGCCGGACAGGAAAACCGCGCCGCGCAGCATTGGCATCACCGCAGCGGCCCGTCAGCGCGCTGATGGGGCCATCCCCAGTGTTTTCAGGATTTGTCCCATGTCGGTGTCGCTCTTTTCCATGAATTTGCCGAACTCGGCCGAGTCGGCATACATCATGCCGAAGCCGCGACCGCCCATGAAGTCCTTGTACTCCTTGCTGTTGCAAATCTTTTGTATATGCCGCGCCAGCTTGGCCTGAATGTCGGCGGGCAATCCCTTGGGCGCAGCGATGCCGCGCCAGCCGCCCATGGTCCAGTTGCTGCCGGTCAGGCTCTTCAATGTCGGCACATTGGGATACAGCGCAGCCGGCGCATTGGCCATGATCACCATTGGGCGTGCCTTGCCGGCATCGATCAGTGGGCGCGCTTCGGGCAGCGATGCTGCGACGATGTCGACACCACCGGCAGCAAGATCAACCAGTGCAGGCGCGGCACCGTTGGACGGCACCCAGCGCACGGCCACCGTGTCCAGTTTCAGATCGCTCAGCATGCCTGCCAGACTCAGATGCCAGATGCCGCCATGGCCGGTGCCGGAAGCCTTGAGCTTGCCGGGCGCGGCCTTTACCGCCTTGAGCAGATCATCGAAGGTTTTGTAGGGAGATTCGGCGCTCACTGTCAATGCCGCCGGGTCGAAATTCAGCAGGGCGATCGGTGTGTAATCCCTGTAGCTCAATTGGGTCAGCCCCT from the Verminephrobacter eiseniae EF01-2 genome contains:
- a CDS encoding tripartite tricarboxylate transporter TctB family protein, whose amino-acid sequence is MKINDTLSGLLLALFAAAIFIYAGTFPSMRQQVGPALFPQLLAGGFMICAFLLICKGLRQTRTEAWFSLPPWFGERRAVFAYLLVLLSLVFYICACEALGFLPTATILLLSLSMTFGARLAVAMPMAIASALGIHCIFYKLLKVPLPWGMLESIAW
- a CDS encoding tripartite tricarboxylate transporter substrate binding protein yields the protein MIEMRRKIFRAVVTAAAALSALSFGAAHAAWPDRPVTLVVPWAAGGGTDATARIIGALLEKELGQPVNVVNRTGGNGVVGHQAIAGATPDGYTIGMATVEIAMMHHQGLTQLSYRDYTPIALLNFDPAALTVSAESPYKTFDDLLKAVKAAPGKLKASGTGHGGIWHLSLAGMLSDLKLDTVAVRWVPSNGAAPALVDLAAGGVDIVAASLPEARPLIDAGKARPMVIMANAPAALYPNVPTLKSLTGSNWTMGGWRGIAAPKGLPADIQAKLARHIQKICNSKEYKDFMGGRGFGMMYADSAEFGKFMEKSDTDMGQILKTLGMAPSAR
- a CDS encoding tripartite tricarboxylate transporter permease, which produces MLANLYAAFAQVFDPYVLAVIFGSSMFGLFMGAIPGLSATMAVALLVPVTFFMPAVPAVAAMVSATAMAIFSGDIPGCLLRIPGTPSSAAYTDEAYAMTRKGQGEIALGASLVFSAVGGLFGTFVLILAAPALAELALKFSSFEYFWLVLLGLTCAIFIASNNPLKGFVSLLLGMFIASIGMGNPAGFPRFTFNNANLLGGVSLVPLMVGMFAMSEVLRYAVSKDEPMPIDGRPVGNVFKGMWNLALKYPKSILRGSVLGTLVGALPGAGADIAAWMSYAMSKKMSREPEKFGTGHPEGIVEAGAANNSALAGAWIPALVFGIPGDSITAIVIGVLYMKNLNPGPMIFVQNPVSIYAIFMVFILANLLMLPLGFGCIKLAKRILRVPRNVLMPLILLFCIVGSYATNNSVSDVGTMLIFGLLAYLMEVNGFPVAPTILGVVLGGMLEEHFVTSMIKADGEFLAFFSRPIAGTLGVLTILLWLLPLVLRGLRRKPALV